Proteins encoded together in one Campylobacter concisus window:
- a CDS encoding M48 family metallopeptidase has protein sequence MKKILLTLLTASMLITGCTSVTKSGVVGADRKQFMLVSSEAMEQSSAQAYVKTLTAARSKGELNVDPILTKRVQDIAKRLIAQTGVFREDALKWKWQVNVINEDTLNAWCMPGGRIVVYSGIIKKLNLTDAQLAAVMGHEIAHALREHSREQASTDQLKNIGIFAVATATGLGDLGASALNLASQYTISLPFSRSHETEADHIGTELMARAGYDPKEAVEVWVKMSKMSGGKVPEILSTHPSNESRIKDLKEIAAKLEPIYQAAKKG, from the coding sequence ATGAAAAAAATTTTACTTACGTTATTAACAGCTAGCATGCTTATCACAGGCTGCACGAGCGTCACAAAGTCAGGCGTCGTGGGTGCAGATCGCAAGCAGTTCATGCTAGTATCCTCTGAAGCGATGGAACAAAGTTCAGCTCAAGCTTACGTCAAGACGCTCACAGCTGCTAGAAGCAAGGGCGAGCTAAACGTCGATCCGATCCTCACAAAAAGGGTTCAAGATATCGCAAAAAGGCTGATCGCGCAAACTGGCGTTTTCAGAGAGGACGCACTAAAATGGAAGTGGCAAGTAAATGTCATAAACGAAGATACGCTAAATGCTTGGTGCATGCCAGGTGGCAGGATCGTCGTTTATAGCGGTATTATTAAAAAGCTAAATTTAACAGATGCACAGCTAGCAGCGGTCATGGGTCACGAGATCGCTCATGCGCTTAGAGAGCACAGTAGGGAGCAAGCGAGCACCGACCAGCTCAAAAACATCGGCATCTTTGCAGTCGCAACAGCCACAGGACTTGGCGACCTTGGCGCAAGCGCTCTAAATTTAGCCAGCCAATACACCATCTCATTGCCATTTTCTCGCTCACACGAGACCGAGGCTGATCACATCGGCACTGAGCTAATGGCAAGAGCTGGGTACGATCCAAAAGAGGCGGTCGAAGTTTGGGTTAAGATGAGCAAGATGAGTGGTGGCAAAGTGCCTGAAATTTTAAGCACTCACCCATCAAACGAGAGCAGGATCAAGGATCTAAAAGAGATCGCAGCAAAGCTTGAGCCGATCTATCAAGCAGCCAAAAAAGGTTAG
- a CDS encoding GNAT family N-acetyltransferase, with product MIERANLSDLEAITKIYNDYILERSATADMQPVSTKELEPWFNAHGGSRPIFIYKENDEILGYCSLSDFNPKIAYDISVEISIYVAKKALKKGIGKQLLAHSLNEARGLNLKNVIALIFSKNKASLGLFLKFGFEKWGELPGVCLMDGEYKDVVILGLKL from the coding sequence TTGATCGAGCGAGCAAATTTAAGCGACCTTGAAGCGATCACGAAAATTTATAATGACTACATCTTAGAAAGAAGTGCGACTGCTGATATGCAGCCAGTTAGTACAAAGGAGCTAGAGCCTTGGTTTAACGCCCACGGCGGCTCGCGCCCTATCTTTATCTACAAAGAAAATGATGAAATTTTAGGCTACTGCTCGCTAAGTGACTTTAACCCCAAGATCGCTTACGATATAAGCGTAGAGATAAGCATCTATGTCGCTAAAAAAGCCCTTAAAAAGGGTATCGGCAAGCAGCTTTTAGCCCACAGCCTAAATGAAGCTAGAGGGCTAAATTTAAAAAACGTCATCGCACTAATCTTTAGCAAAAACAAAGCAAGCCTTGGGCTATTTTTGAAATTTGGCTTTGAAAAATGGGGCGAACTGCCTGGCGTTTGCCTGATGGATGGCGAGTATAAAGATGTCGTTATCTTGGGGCTAAAGCTCTAA
- a CDS encoding NAD(P)H-binding protein, with protein MKILLLGASGSLGSYVIDELLSVEGVILRLYARDIKKLENFRSDKTTLMQGDVLDKARLKEALNGVDSVYAGLAGSLEAMASSLVGAMKKADVKRLVWITSYGIYEGEVPSGRRAPSSYINSAKIIENSDLDYTLIRPQWFSGANEIDYEVTSWSKGEKFKNENAQISRRSIANLVKRCLLDGFGIKDSLGINKKEI; from the coding sequence ATGAAAATTTTACTTTTAGGCGCCAGTGGGAGCCTTGGTAGCTACGTTATAGACGAGCTTTTAAGTGTTGAGGGTGTAATTTTACGCCTTTATGCTAGAGATATTAAAAAACTAGAAAATTTTAGAAGCGACAAAACCACGCTAATGCAAGGCGATGTCCTAGATAAAGCTAGACTAAAAGAAGCTTTAAACGGCGTAGATAGCGTCTATGCTGGGCTTGCTGGCTCGCTTGAAGCTATGGCTAGCTCACTAGTTGGCGCCATGAAAAAGGCTGATGTAAAGAGGCTAGTTTGGATAACATCTTATGGCATTTATGAGGGCGAAGTGCCTAGTGGCAGGCGTGCCCCAAGCTCTTACATAAACTCAGCCAAGATCATAGAAAACTCTGACCTTGACTACACGCTGATACGTCCGCAGTGGTTTAGTGGCGCTAACGAGATAGACTATGAGGTCACGAGCTGGAGCAAAGGCGAGAAATTTAAAAATGAAAATGCTCAAATTTCAAGAAGATCTATCGCAAATTTAGTTAAAAGATGCCTGCTAGATGGCTTTGGCATAAAAGATAGTCTTGGCATCAATAAAAAAGAAATTTAA
- a CDS encoding Na+/H+ antiporter, giving the protein MIEYLLLFFALLAIIIALVMISNRLKVAYPVLLVLGGLAISFVPNLPSIKIDPELIFIIFLPPLLYEAAWANSLKELFKWRRMIGSFAFIVVFISAAAVAVIANLVIPGFSLALGFMLGAIVSPPDAVSTAAILKFVKAPRRISAILEGESLLNDASSLIIFRFAAVAVTTGQFIWYEAAASFVWMVVGGVLAGLVVALAAYFLHKILPTDENSDTIMTITTPYIMYILAEELGASGVLAVVCGGLYLSTKKNEIFTASTRIHAVPVWNNFIFLLNGLAFTMIGLDLPEILAGLKRSGVSLFEAVSYGVLVTAVLIVIRLMASYGAVYITMFMKRFISVADERNPGKATPFIVGWAGMRGVVSLAAALSIPAMAGGEPFPHRDLILFITFVVILLTLVVQGLSLPLLIKGAKFPDFNDHMPNELARIKIRKALAQASLKFKKEKFTGEEHFLFQKLEEVWNFELESENFEISDESRQRYFEILEEQRKALCELNKDPKIDEEVIRTFLYHIDLEEQRWRAHNEH; this is encoded by the coding sequence ATGATCGAATACTTACTGCTGTTTTTTGCACTACTAGCTATCATCATCGCTTTGGTGATGATCTCAAACCGCCTAAAGGTCGCCTATCCTGTGCTATTAGTCCTTGGCGGGCTTGCCATTAGCTTTGTGCCAAATTTACCAAGTATAAAGATCGATCCTGAGCTTATTTTCATCATATTTTTACCGCCACTTCTTTACGAGGCCGCGTGGGCAAACTCGCTAAAAGAGCTCTTTAAATGGCGCCGCATGATCGGCAGTTTCGCCTTTATCGTGGTTTTTATAAGCGCAGCAGCGGTTGCAGTGATAGCAAATTTAGTGATCCCTGGCTTCTCGCTCGCCCTTGGCTTCATGCTAGGAGCCATCGTCTCGCCACCAGATGCGGTGAGCACGGCAGCTATCCTTAAATTTGTCAAAGCCCCACGCAGGATTAGCGCTATTTTGGAGGGCGAGAGCCTTTTAAATGATGCCTCCTCGCTCATCATCTTTCGCTTTGCCGCAGTTGCAGTGACAACTGGGCAGTTTATCTGGTATGAGGCGGCTGCTAGCTTTGTTTGGATGGTGGTTGGCGGCGTTTTGGCGGGTCTTGTAGTGGCACTTGCGGCTTATTTTTTACATAAAATTTTGCCAACTGATGAAAACAGCGACACGATAATGACTATCACGACGCCTTATATCATGTATATCTTGGCTGAGGAGCTTGGTGCTAGTGGCGTTTTGGCAGTGGTTTGTGGCGGACTTTATCTCTCGACTAAGAAAAATGAAATTTTCACCGCTTCAACAAGGATCCACGCAGTGCCCGTTTGGAACAACTTTATCTTTTTGCTAAACGGCCTTGCCTTTACCATGATCGGTCTTGATCTGCCTGAAATCTTAGCAGGGCTAAAGCGTAGTGGCGTCTCGCTCTTTGAGGCGGTCTCTTACGGCGTTTTGGTCACTGCCGTGCTCATCGTTATCCGCCTCATGGCATCTTATGGCGCTGTTTATATCACGATGTTTATGAAGCGTTTTATCAGCGTGGCGGACGAGCGCAACCCAGGCAAAGCGACGCCATTTATCGTCGGCTGGGCTGGCATGAGGGGCGTAGTTTCGCTGGCTGCGGCACTTTCTATCCCTGCCATGGCTGGGGGCGAGCCATTTCCGCACAGAGACCTCATCTTGTTTATAACATTTGTCGTGATCTTGCTAACGCTCGTAGTTCAGGGGCTAAGCTTGCCACTGCTCATTAAAGGCGCGAAATTTCCAGACTTTAACGACCACATGCCAAATGAGCTTGCAAGGATCAAGATCAGAAAAGCACTTGCGCAGGCTTCGCTTAAATTTAAAAAAGAGAAATTTACGGGCGAGGAGCATTTCTTATTTCAAAAGCTTGAAGAGGTTTGGAATTTCGAGCTTGAGAGCGAAAATTTTGAGATCAGTGACGAGAGCAGACAGAGATATTTTGAAATTTTAGAGGAGCAAAGAAAGGCACTTTGTGAGCTAAACAAAGACCCAAAGATCGACGAAGAGGTCATTAGGACGTTTTTATACCACATCGACCTTGAGGAGCAGAGGTGGCGTGCGCATAACGAGCACTAA
- a CDS encoding chemotaxis protein: MLKVEVIYKFCIVCALACGIFLLAFTGLNFAMGDYSEWMMSAHKFAGALIVCAVILHLFNRRKKLVKLVNEIIDVTTHRKNPTICNMDRIIASLEPYTISEISRMLGFDEAQFCKSLRENDVKFNNASQTLRQIARLNDEKIFFVLVLIVEAKFGKRFCGAVSCNVGRKF; encoded by the coding sequence TTGCTTAAAGTAGAAGTGATATATAAATTTTGTATCGTCTGTGCTCTTGCTTGTGGGATCTTCCTGCTTGCATTTACTGGGCTAAATTTCGCCATGGGTGATTATAGTGAGTGGATGATGAGCGCGCACAAATTTGCGGGAGCTTTGATCGTTTGTGCTGTGATCTTGCACCTTTTTAACCGCAGAAAAAAGCTGGTAAAGCTCGTAAATGAGATAATCGACGTCACCACACACCGCAAAAATCCAACTATATGCAACATGGACCGCATCATCGCTTCGCTTGAGCCTTACACTATCAGTGAAATTTCACGCATGCTTGGCTTTGATGAGGCCCAGTTTTGCAAGAGCTTGCGCGAAAATGATGTTAAATTTAATAACGCCAGCCAGACTTTGCGCCAGATCGCACGGCTAAATGATGAAAAGATATTTTTTGTGCTTGTGCTCATCGTCGAGGCTAAATTTGGCAAGAGATTTTGCGGCGCGGTAAGCTGCAATGTTGGGAGAAAATTTTAG
- a CDS encoding PepSY-associated TM helix domain-containing protein has product MKFLNLKLFYKVHAYLSLLFFIPLVVVCFSGAILVYKDELNSLFHPNIVNVNLNKENSSKRISFDELRNIVTSELSGYEMVGINIDANPKKCDKIWLIEHNDSKKEWKFIYFDAFSGKIKSEPLAHDEGFFGVLAHIHEELLLEKSGNIILFLTAIFTFFICISGFVIYRKFWLTLLRLRVNGLNVFMNDIHKIIGIFCTPVLLLICISGAWWEFQMARAPEFKDDFVIDAKIYNKSLSLDELVARSRKDIKGFEPHFISLPFMQGANIRIFGYVMWQSFLHNEYSSVITYDKDSGKLVSVLDIKNANLSEKILSAFRRSHFGNYNQTTKFIWFIVGISPLVLSISGLYLWFRKFKRRKNEKNFT; this is encoded by the coding sequence GTGAAATTTTTAAATTTAAAGCTTTTTTACAAGGTGCATGCATATTTGTCGCTTCTCTTTTTTATCCCGCTTGTTGTAGTTTGCTTTAGCGGTGCGATCCTGGTTTATAAAGACGAGCTAAACAGCCTTTTTCACCCAAATATCGTAAATGTAAATTTAAACAAAGAAAATTCGAGCAAAAGGATCAGCTTTGATGAGCTAAGAAATATCGTCACAAGCGAGCTTAGCGGCTACGAGATGGTTGGCATAAACATAGATGCAAACCCTAAAAAATGCGACAAGATTTGGCTAATCGAGCATAACGATAGCAAAAAAGAGTGGAAATTTATCTATTTTGACGCTTTTAGTGGCAAGATAAAGAGCGAGCCACTTGCGCACGATGAGGGATTTTTCGGAGTTTTGGCGCATATCCACGAGGAGCTGCTTCTTGAAAAAAGTGGCAACATTATCCTTTTTCTAACAGCTATTTTTACATTTTTTATCTGCATTAGCGGCTTTGTGATCTACCGCAAATTTTGGCTAACTCTGCTTAGACTGCGTGTAAATGGACTAAATGTTTTCATGAATGACATCCACAAGATAATAGGCATTTTTTGCACGCCAGTTTTGCTTCTCATTTGCATAAGCGGCGCTTGGTGGGAATTTCAGATGGCACGCGCGCCAGAGTTTAAAGATGACTTTGTGATAGACGCAAAAATTTACAATAAAAGTTTATCCCTTGATGAGCTGGTCGCTAGATCGAGAAAGGACATAAAAGGCTTTGAGCCACACTTCATCTCGCTGCCTTTCATGCAAGGGGCAAACATCCGCATCTTTGGCTACGTGATGTGGCAAAGCTTTTTGCATAACGAATACTCAAGCGTGATCACTTATGACAAAGATAGTGGCAAACTAGTTAGCGTCCTAGACATAAAAAATGCAAATTTAAGCGAGAAAATCCTCTCGGCCTTTAGGAGATCGCACTTTGGAAACTACAATCAAACTACAAAATTTATCTGGTTTATAGTGGGCATCTCGCCGCTAGTTTTGAGCATCTCAGGGCTTTATCTGTGGTTTAGAAAATTTAAAAGGAGAAAAAATGAAAAGAATTTTACTTAG
- a CDS encoding tetratricopeptide repeat protein, protein MKKSILFLAFAVLSLSANWDENMQNCINKSDAKACESFTKKLSSECENKDKTSCFLYADMLGRGLGVEKDLVRSYEIFKSLCENGSSEACYELATKYLQGNGVEQSFDLSANALDKACKMGSKRACNVLELVPKN, encoded by the coding sequence ATGAAAAAATCCATTTTATTTTTAGCCTTTGCCGTTTTATCTCTAAGTGCAAACTGGGATGAAAATATGCAAAACTGCATCAACAAAAGTGACGCAAAAGCTTGCGAGAGCTTTACTAAAAAGCTTTCAAGCGAGTGTGAGAACAAAGACAAAACCTCTTGCTTTTTATATGCTGACATGCTAGGCCGAGGCCTTGGCGTTGAAAAAGATCTGGTTAGATCTTATGAGATATTTAAGTCGCTTTGTGAAAATGGCAGCAGCGAAGCTTGCTATGAGCTAGCTACAAAATATCTGCAAGGAAACGGTGTAGAGCAGAGCTTTGATCTATCTGCAAATGCCCTTGATAAAGCTTGCAAGATGGGCAGCAAGCGAGCCTGCAACGTCTTAGAACTCGTGCCTAAGAATTAA
- a CDS encoding ABC transporter permease, whose protein sequence is MNNLFLIAKLDVKESFRSRWFAIYALLFSALMIGFLFSGVTDSRVLGFSGLTRALLLFIQICVIIVPIFILISTVRSINQDRDTNLLEYVLSFPLSLKEYYFGKALGRTFVVFVPLLFSLLLCVVVGFIKGVSIPWGVLVLYFGLLFSLSIVFLSLGFFISSLIKNQETGQGVAFLLWLIMLAFIDLALIGLLMRSSVDEYVIYSIAMLNPIELFRIAALSLFDPNLAVIGTASYFILGTFSKATFVAYAIIYPLVLGAILLVCGYLGFSKRDLV, encoded by the coding sequence GTGAATAACCTTTTTTTAATAGCAAAACTAGACGTCAAAGAGTCGTTTCGCTCGAGGTGGTTTGCGATCTATGCGCTTCTTTTTTCTGCTTTGATGATAGGATTTTTATTTAGCGGAGTGACTGACTCGCGCGTGCTTGGCTTTTCTGGACTAACAAGGGCGCTACTTTTGTTTATACAAATTTGCGTCATCATCGTGCCGATATTTATCCTCATCTCAACCGTTAGAAGCATAAATCAAGACAGGGACACAAACCTGCTTGAATACGTGCTAAGCTTCCCGCTAAGCCTTAAAGAGTACTACTTTGGCAAGGCGCTTGGGCGGACTTTTGTCGTTTTTGTGCCGCTTTTGTTCTCGCTTTTGCTTTGCGTGGTGGTTGGCTTTATAAAGGGCGTGTCGATACCTTGGGGCGTGCTGGTGCTTTACTTTGGCCTACTTTTTAGCCTAAGTATCGTCTTTTTGTCGCTTGGTTTTTTCATATCAAGCCTTATCAAAAACCAAGAAACAGGCCAAGGCGTGGCGTTTTTGCTCTGGCTTATCATGCTAGCTTTTATCGACCTAGCGCTCATTGGTCTGCTTATGCGAAGCTCTGTCGATGAGTACGTCATCTACTCTATCGCGATGTTAAATCCGATCGAGCTTTTTAGGATAGCAGCGCTTAGCCTTTTTGATCCAAATTTAGCAGTCATCGGCACTGCGTCTTACTTTATCTTAGGCACATTTTCAAAAGCGACCTTCGTAGCTTATGCGATCATCTACCCTTTAGTGCTTGGCGCGATCTTGCTAGTTTGCGGCTATTTGGGCTTTAGCAAGAGAGATCTTGTTTGA
- a CDS encoding ABC transporter ATP-binding protein: MIDIKEVTKIFGSQKILDSVSLNVKAGEKIAILGQNGAGKSSLMRIILGEFVPNSGSVAINGVNTLKDRKEALKFISFVPQTPPPLKFSLRELCEFVCKSSNVKFEDIEKFSKLLELDLHANLNKSFYKLSGGMKQKMLIAIAFAKDSEILMFDEPTANLDVKARESFKNLLDNFTQKKTLVFISHRIDEIAHLLDRCVYMDLGKIIKEENLRSKSE, from the coding sequence TTGATAGATATAAAAGAAGTAACGAAAATTTTTGGCTCGCAAAAGATACTTGATAGCGTCAGTCTAAATGTAAAAGCTGGCGAAAAGATAGCGATACTTGGGCAAAATGGAGCTGGCAAAAGCTCGCTTATGCGTATCATCTTGGGCGAGTTTGTGCCAAATAGCGGAAGTGTCGCGATAAATGGCGTAAATACCCTAAAAGATAGAAAAGAGGCGCTAAAGTTTATCTCGTTTGTGCCGCAAACCCCGCCACCACTTAAATTTAGCCTGCGTGAGCTTTGCGAGTTTGTCTGCAAAAGCTCAAATGTCAAATTTGAAGATATTGAGAAATTTAGCAAGCTTTTAGAGCTTGACCTGCATGCAAATTTAAACAAGTCCTTTTACAAACTATCAGGCGGCATGAAGCAAAAGATGTTAATAGCCATCGCATTTGCCAAAGATAGCGAAATCTTGATGTTTGACGAACCAACGGCAAATTTAGATGTAAAAGCAAGGGAGTCTTTTAAAAATTTGCTTGATAACTTCACGCAAAAAAAGACGCTAGTTTTCATCTCGCACCGCATAGATGAGATCGCTCATTTGCTTGATAGATGCGTCTATATGGACCTTGGCAAGATCATCAAAGAAGAAAATTTAAGGAGCAAGAGTGAATAA
- a CDS encoding NapH/MauN family ferredoxin-type protein: protein MDKYNVRATVRNVSFLSTLITTTKDGKKRPSIRFWRIFTIVLVHLLFVLSYRVDVQILEGDISASRILGFHLADAFMSLQVFLATHEIHVNLLIGSLSILAFYIIFGGRGFCSWVCPYSLISEIAEKIHENLRAKKIVKPRVFDTKWRYAFTILFLALSFASSSLVFEIFNVVGIFSRFIIYGYFHAIWLVVAMLVVEIFFSRRAWCRYVCPVGATYSLLAKPNAIKVSWDKEKCDHCLVCTDVCLVPHVLFMTKKGAKTDDSKKLFRIAGADCTLCGRCIDVCHQDALKFDNGFKKLI, encoded by the coding sequence ATGGATAAATATAACGTTCGAGCGACGGTTAGAAACGTAAGCTTTCTAAGCACGCTAATAACGACTACAAAAGATGGCAAAAAGCGCCCAAGCATACGTTTTTGGCGTATTTTTACTATCGTGCTGGTTCATCTTTTATTTGTGCTCTCTTACAGGGTAGATGTGCAAATTTTAGAGGGCGACATCAGCGCCTCAAGGATACTTGGCTTTCACCTAGCAGACGCATTTATGAGCTTGCAAGTCTTTTTGGCAACGCATGAAATTCATGTAAATTTACTAATCGGCTCGCTTAGTATCCTAGCCTTTTACATCATTTTTGGTGGCAGGGGCTTTTGCTCGTGGGTTTGCCCGTATTCACTCATAAGCGAGATAGCCGAGAAAATTCATGAAAATTTACGCGCCAAAAAGATAGTAAAACCGCGAGTTTTTGACACAAAGTGGCGATACGCTTTTACCATTTTGTTTTTGGCTCTTAGCTTTGCTAGCTCAAGCCTAGTCTTTGAAATTTTTAACGTCGTTGGGATATTTTCAAGATTTATCATCTATGGCTACTTTCACGCTATCTGGCTAGTTGTGGCTATGCTTGTGGTTGAGATTTTCTTCTCACGTAGGGCATGGTGTAGGTATGTCTGCCCTGTTGGAGCGACCTACTCGCTACTAGCAAAGCCAAATGCGATAAAGGTCAGCTGGGATAAAGAAAAGTGCGATCACTGCTTGGTTTGCACCGATGTTTGCCTAGTGCCACACGTGCTTTTTATGACAAAAAAGGGCGCAAAAACTGATGATAGTAAAAAGCTCTTTAGGATAGCTGGGGCTGACTGCACGCTTTGTGGCAGGTGTATCGACGTTTGCCACCAAGATGCGCTTAAATTTGACAACGGCTTTAAGAAACTCATATAA
- a CDS encoding c-type cytochrome, translating to MKIGKIITIILAVLICGIMVFMLSQTPPKKEKAEASVQPKVEQNVSKEQSKSSEEFASEDELKKVKELSLSVAKTQNEGVSKQYLTSCAPCHGANGKGVVAPDITHLSKEDLLKKLADYKAGKVQNTLMKGLLTNVSDSDLNSLADEISKFKK from the coding sequence ATGAAAATCGGAAAAATCATAACGATCATTTTAGCGGTGCTGATATGTGGCATCATGGTGTTTATGCTAAGCCAAACTCCGCCTAAAAAGGAGAAAGCAGAAGCTAGCGTTCAGCCAAAAGTGGAGCAAAATGTTTCAAAAGAGCAGTCAAAGTCTAGCGAAGAATTTGCCAGCGAAGATGAGCTAAAAAAGGTAAAAGAGCTAAGCCTAAGCGTGGCTAAGACGCAAAATGAGGGCGTTAGCAAGCAATACCTAACCTCTTGCGCACCATGTCACGGCGCAAATGGCAAGGGTGTCGTAGCGCCTGATATCACTCATCTAAGCAAAGAGGATCTGCTTAAAAAACTAGCTGATTATAAGGCTGGCAAGGTGCAAAACACGCTTATGAAGGGCTTGCTTACAAACGTTAGTGACAGCGATCTAAACAGCCTTGCTGATGAAATTTCTAAATTTAAAAAGTAA
- a CDS encoding c-type cytochrome produces MRAIIPLVAAALLFVGCEKSEDKAQEAASEQGAKVATSASIKVEKNENNESANKQNEFIKYDMHGEKSVKFGLEDNNVSRQIGALAMVKSPLQSINLRLIKGRLSKDFITKCSACHDDYANGIIGPSLLTKSEDEIYKMINAYKNKEKVNVLMRDLVKKMDESEIRNLAKEISDFNAQFRSKQ; encoded by the coding sequence ATGAGAGCAATAATACCTTTAGTAGCTGCTGCGTTGCTATTTGTCGGCTGTGAAAAGAGTGAGGACAAAGCGCAAGAGGCTGCTAGCGAGCAAGGTGCAAAAGTAGCGACAAGTGCTAGCATAAAGGTCGAAAAAAATGAAAACAACGAGAGTGCAAATAAGCAAAATGAATTTATAAAATACGACATGCACGGCGAAAAAAGCGTTAAATTTGGACTTGAAGATAACAACGTAAGCCGCCAGATCGGAGCGCTTGCCATGGTAAAAAGCCCGCTTCAAAGTATAAATTTAAGGCTCATAAAGGGCAGACTTAGCAAGGACTTCATCACAAAGTGCTCAGCCTGCCACGACGACTATGCAAATGGCATCATCGGACCATCTCTTCTAACAAAGAGCGAGGATGAAATTTATAAGATGATAAACGCTTATAAAAATAAAGAGAAGGTAAATGTGCTGATGCGTGATCTTGTTAAAAAGATGGATGAGAGTGAGATTAGAAATTTAGCCAAAGAGATAAGCGATTTTAATGCGCAGTTTAGGAGCAAACAATGA
- a CDS encoding 4Fe-4S dicluster domain-containing protein, with amino-acid sequence MDRRNFMIIGSAAAVAGYAIGKFLPKSSGDKLYLRPPGAVDDFDDLCVKCGQCVQVCPYHSISLLDIEDGYSNGSAHIDAKERGCYLCDLFPCVLACPSGALDHATKVVGDVKMGVAVLSDTAACLSVKRENLSEAGVKDLLDRKAYNDREEALKDKIKGKIGQICDLCVTLCPVGDSAIAMSEANLPLIKNGCVGCGVCAEVCPAKIINIAPKMSYDEIYKEKK; translated from the coding sequence GTGGATAGAAGAAATTTTATGATAATAGGCTCAGCTGCAGCGGTGGCTGGATACGCCATAGGCAAGTTTTTGCCAAAAAGTAGTGGCGACAAACTCTATCTTAGACCGCCAGGTGCTGTTGATGACTTTGATGATCTTTGCGTAAAATGCGGTCAGTGCGTGCAAGTCTGCCCCTATCACAGTATAAGCTTGCTTGACATAGAAGATGGCTACTCAAATGGCTCAGCTCACATCGACGCCAAAGAGCGAGGCTGCTACTTGTGCGACCTTTTCCCATGCGTGCTAGCCTGTCCTAGCGGTGCGCTCGATCACGCCACAAAGGTCGTGGGCGATGTCAAAATGGGCGTTGCAGTTTTAAGTGACACGGCAGCCTGTTTGAGCGTAAAAAGAGAAAATTTAAGCGAAGCTGGCGTTAAAGATCTGCTTGATCGCAAAGCCTATAATGACAGAGAAGAGGCGCTAAAAGATAAGATAAAAGGCAAGATCGGTCAAATTTGCGATCTTTGCGTCACGCTTTGTCCAGTTGGCGATAGCGCGATAGCAATGAGCGAGGCAAATTTACCACTTATAAAAAATGGCTGCGTGGGATGTGGCGTTTGCGCTGAGGTCTGCCCAGCAAAGATCATAAATATTGCCCCAAAGATGAGCTATGATGAAATTTACAAGGAGAAAAAATGA